TACTTACATCATGACAATGACAAGTGAAAATAAGAATACTAATAAGGTTCTCATATGTCCTCAAATGTGAACTTTTTCTTGTTTTCTTTCCAAATTTTTTTTGTTATTTTATAATTATTAGAACTCCGTCGAGATTTCATCGATGGAATTGCTCTAAATGGATCACCATTTTCGTAGTCCTTTAACATTGGTGAGAATATTCTAAAAGTCAAGTTCTCCATTAAGAATATCTTCCCTGCTAAAACTATAATGCCAAATCTTCCTGCATATGTTGTATTTAATTCTTTATGGCAGTCAGCGTTTTTTTTTTTTATGATTCAACATTGACCTTTTCTTCTTTTTAACAGTGACATCCAATATTTGTTAGAATAAAATTGCCAGCACTGATGCATCATTGATCTCATTAGGTAATGATCATGATCCTAAAGTGAGAGATATGGCATCTCCAATGTAAGAGAAGTAAGTTTGACAAATATTAGGATGGTTTAGATAACATGAACCCCATATTTATTGTTGCTATTGTTTTTGATCCATATAGTAAGATGGTGTTTCCTACCATTTGCTTTGAGAAGATGTACATCAAAAATAGTTCAACTTCTATTGAAATGAAAGAAAAAGCCACAAGTCTTTTACATAAGTTGTTTGATGCATATAAATATTTCAAAACAGGAACATGAACATGTCAAAAGAAAGTGAAACTGGACATACGGGTTGTTTGGTTACTAATGGTGGATTTTCATCTAGTAGCACTCATTGTTGCTCCACAATATTCCCCATGATTATCAACAAAATGAAGTATGTGAACCAGTGTGTAGAAACATCTAATGAATTAAGTATTTACTTGATGGAAAAGGTTAAAGTAGAATCAGCTAATAACCTGGAAGCAAGCTATGATAAATTTATCATGGTGGAGAACAATGTGAAGTGCCCTACTTTGTCTGAAATAGCAAAAATATTCTTGTGAATTCTATCTCCACTGTTATATCTGAATCTTTTTTTAAGCATTGTTGGTAAAATATTAGATCCGAATAGGAGGTTCCTTTCTTTTATATGGTTAGAACTTAGAAGCGTTGATCTTGACATAAAATAGGATATAACTGTAGTTTTATCTGACAGACAAAAGAATATCGAATATATGAATTCATGGACTCTCTAGTAGAAAATATTCAATATTTTATTTTGCAAGCACTGATTTATTAGATTTATAAGAAATAGCTCAACTTAATCAAATTTTACTAACAATTTCCATCTATATGTGAACGTAGTTTCATGTTTGATTGGAGGAAACATGACTTTGAATCTTTGATGGATACCAACTATGAAGAATAAAAAAGCTTTTATTTCATACTTGTTTTTTGTTTTTGATTATTTATATATTAAAATTTTTAAACTTTGGTTTTAGTTCTAAATCGACTTTTATTCGATGATAGAAATATTTATATTTCTTTTGTTGTTCTTTGATATTCTATTATTTATAAATATCTCGCATTTTTTTTTAATAAATGATTGCTTTAGTAACATGACTCCTACAGTTCATATCATATGAAATCAAACTAAGTAATTGTCATTTTAAATTCATTTTTTTTTCTCGAAAGAAAAGAATCTAAAATGACAATTATATTTTAGTAACAAAAAAACTGAAAAACCTAATAAACCGAACCGAAATCGAAATTATATACGATTTGAACAAGCCCATTTACAACAGTATTCACACCTTTTTCACGGTCCAGACTCCAGAGTATCATTTCTGATCGATCTATCAAGAGAAGAAATGCTTTGTGCAAACGGGGCCCACAGAGACATTATCGCACTTCCAATATTCTCTTTAATATGGAACTCATCAGCGGCCCTAGTCTTCGTTTCGTATAGTCTCCACACGCCTCTCTCTCTCACCTTCAGTCGTCAGACCTCGCCTCCATGTTCGTTTCCATCTGATTCATCATCAATCATCCTTCCTATAATCATCAGAATCCTCAATCTGAAACCGTGATTTGATTTCTCTCACCATGTATAAAACCACATCTTCCTCCCTCCTTCGAGCCGCTTCTTCTCGCTCTCCACTCCTCTCCTCCCGATCGTCCCTGTCTCAATCCTCCTCCTCCTCCGCCGCATCCGCATCTCCTTCCCCGCCTTCGTCTCTTCTCGGTCGGAGACCTTTCGCCACTTCCTCACCCGCTTTCCGATCGCTTCCTCGATGGAGCCATTGCCTTCACTCCAGACTGTCTCCGTTTCGCCTCAGCTCTCAGATCAGAGCCGTCTCTCCCGGTTTAGACCGGCTCGAGAGGAAATTCTCTTCCATGGGTAATAATTTCTCTGAGAAACGATCGGATCTAGCTTCGATTTCGCAAATCATAAGAGTTTTTCTTTATTTGTTTTTTTTTTTGTTTCAGCGTCGGAGCATCCGTTCAAGGGGATTTTCACTACTCTTCCTAAGCCTGGTGGTGGCGAGTTCGGGAAGTTTTACAGCTTGCCTGCTCTCAACGATCCAAGGATTGGTAAATATTAATCTCTTATCAACGGTTTGGTTGATTCACTAGAGGAGGGATTTATTAGAGTAAATCAATTGTATGGTTTAGGTTGGTTAAATGTCTGTTTGTATTGGACCGTGTAAACCGGAATCAGCTCATACTATAACAGCTGACTTCCTTCTTCATTTTGGTCTAACGAGAATAACAGAAAGTTTGTTACACAAAATCATCGTAGGAGTGATCTAATTTCATTATCGCTGTTTTGTAGATAAACTGCCTTACTCTATCAGGATTCTCCTTGAATCCGCGATTCGTAACTGTGATAACTTCCAAGTCACCAAGGAAGATGTTGAGAAGATTATCGACTGGGAAAAGACTGCTCCTAAACAAGTCGAGATTCCGTTCAAGCCAGCTCGTGTTCTTCTTCAGGACTTTACTGGAGTCCCCGCTGTTGTTGACCTTGCTTGTATGCGTGATGCTATGAACAAACTCGGCAGTGATTCCAACAAAATCAACCCTTTGGTACTTTTTTCAATTTTCTTTTGTTGCAATGTGTTTTGGCTTAGGCTTCTGGATTTTTCTTACGTTGGGCAATGTCTCCCAGGTTCCAGTGGATCTTGTGATTGACCATTCTGTTCAAGTTGATGTTGCTCGATCTGAGAATGCAGTGCAAGCAAATATGGAGCTTGAGTTCCAGAGGAACAAGGAGAGGTTTGCTTTCCTTAAATGGGGATCTACTGCTTTCCAGAACATGCTTGTTGTGCCTCCTGGCTCTGGTATTGTGCATCAGGTAACTATTTTGCAGTGTGCAACTCCATGCTTTTGGTTCTCCGTATATATCATTTTCAAATGTTTCCAGTGTATTGAAATGTTGTTTACATTTTATTATCTTCATTTGTTCATTTTGATGGCTCTGGTATTGTGCATCAGGTAACTATTTTGCGTAGTTTTGGTCTCGGTTTAACCCTGATTTGAAAATGTCAGGTCAATTTGGAATATCTTGGAAGAGTTGTGTTCAACACCCAAGGCGTTCTCTACCCAGACAGTGTGGTTGGAACTGATTCACACACAACTATGATTGATGGGTTGGGAGTTGCTGGATGGGGAGTTGGTGGCATTGAAGCTGAGGCGACAATGCTTGGCCAGGTAAACTATTGATTGTTGACATCACCCACATCTTATACTGCTAAATCGGGAGATTACTTTACTAGACATAGATTGGACCACTTTATTTTGTAACTCTTCTGCTCCCGGTCAGTGAGATTTTTGTTATATTCAACCGTTCTTCTAATGATAAGTCTTATTGCTTTGTCAGCCGATGAGTATGGTATTGCCCGGTGTCGTTGGATTCAAGCTGTCCGGGAAAATGCGTAATGGTGTTACAGCTACTGATTTGGTTCTAACAGTGACTCAGATACTCAGGAAGCATGGTGTTGTTGGAAAGTTTGTTGAGTTTTATGGTAATCTATTGTCTTTTGAACTCTTAAGTGTTCTGCTCCTTTTTAAAGACGTTTTTTTGGAGAATCTCAAGTCTTTTTTTCTTATTAGGTGATGGTATGAGTGGTCTGTCCCTAGCTGACAGGGCCACAATTGCCAATATGTCTCCCGAGTATGGTGCAACCATGGGCTTCTTCCCTGTGGATCATGTTACTCTACAGTATCTCAAATTGACTGGAAGAAGTGATGAGACTGTAAGTATTTTGTCTTTTAATCTCTTTTCTTTTTATATTCATATCTCTGGGCTGATTTAATACTTTATGGCAGGTGGCCATGATTGAAGCGTACCTTCGGGCAAACAATATGTTTGTCGACTACGATGAGGTACATCAGCCTTATCCTTTACATGTTTGGGGTTTTGGCTTTTCATCTCCTTTCTTGTTTTTATTTCACTTCTTTGCTTTGTGAATAAATTCAGCCTCAACAAGATCGAGCTTACTCGTCATATCTGGAACTGAACCTGGACAATGTTGAACCTTGCATTTCTGGACCAAAGAGGTATGGGTTCTCTTGATTCTTGTAGTCACTAAGTGTATTGTCTTATTACTTGATCAGACAATCTTATTGATATCTACTGTGCAGGCCACATGATCGTGTTCCTTTGAAGGAAATGAAAGCTGATTGGAACTCATGTCTCGACAGTAAAGTTGGGTTCAAGGTATGTAATTAGAAGCTTCGTTATGTGGAAGTCTTATTTCTTAAGCGCCTACTCGGTCTATGTACTGTCTGTTGTTGCACATTTTGGATGTTACAGTTTATTTACGAATTGTGCTTAACATTTGCAGGGTTTTGCAATCCCTAAAGAGGCACAGGAAAAAGTGGCAAACTTTTCCTTTAATGGAAAACCAGCAGAGATTACACATGGAAGTGTGGTGATTGCTGCGATCACAAGCTGTACTAATACATCAAACCCCAGTGTCATGCTTGGTGCTGGTCTTGTTGCGAAAAAGGCTTGTGACCTTGGCCTACAGGTTGGTTTCAATCACTAGATCAAACTAGAAATCTCTCCGATACTTTGACTTTTTCTAATCCCTTGTAAAAAAATTTTGCCACTCTAGGTTAAGCCTTGGATAAAGACAAGTCTTGCGCCAGGCTCCGGAGTTGTTACAAAATACTTACTAAAGAGGTATGTCATATTATTTTCAACTTGTCTGTTGTTAAAGGCTTAAAGCTTTCTTCTGTGTGGAAAAAATTAAGTTTACATTACACTCCATGCAGTGGACTGCAAGAATATCTGAACCAGCAAGGTTTCAATATTGTGGGTTATGGCTGCACTACGTGCATTGGTAACTCTGGAGAAATTAATGAATCAGTGGGAGCTGCTATCACAGAAAATGGTACTTTTTGAGATTCACAACTAAGACTTACTTTGGACTTTCTGCCTTTATATTACACTAAATTATGTGGCTAATTTGTTATTGCTTATTGTTAGACATTGTGGCGGCTGCTGTGCTTTCTGGAAACAGGAACTTTGAGGGTCGTGTTCATCCGCTAACAAGAGCCAACTACCTTGCATCTCCTCCTCTGGTTGTTGCCTACGCTCTTGCTGGAACGGTAATAAATTGCGTGAACTTGTCAAATTTCAACCTGCATTTTTGTCCTCATCATATTGCTAATTTAACACTCTTTTTTTCATCTTATTTCCCAGGTTAACATCGACTTTGAAACAGAGCCTATCGGCACTGGAAAGAACGGCAAGGACGTCTTCCTAAGGGACATCTGGCCAACCACGGAAGAAATTGCTGAGGTATATATATTTAACTTACAACCAGAGAACAAAACTCCCCTCTGATACAGGATTATTAAACTAGTCTTTCGACATATGGACCAGGTTGTTCAATCCAGTGTTTTGCCTGACATGTTCCGAGCAACATACGAGTCGATCACCAAGGGTAACCCGATGTGGAATGAGCTGTCTGTTCCTGAAAACACCCTCTACTCATGGGATCCCAAGTCGACTTACATTCACGAGCCACCATACTTCAAGGACATGACCATGGATCCTCCAGGTCCACACAGTGTGAAGGATGCTTACTGTTTGCTCAACTTTGGGGACAGTATCACCACTGATCACATCTCTCCAGCTGGAAACATCCAAAAGGACAGTCCCGCTGCAAAATATCTCATGGAGCGTGGGGTTGATCGCAAGGACTTCAACTCATATGGAAGTCGCCGTGGGAATGACGAAATAATGGCCAGGGGAACTTTTGCTAACATCCGTATCGTTAACAAGCTCATGAATGGGGAAGTTGGACCCAAGACTGTTCACATTCCTTCTGGAGAGAAGCTTTCAGTCTTCGACGCAGCCATGGTTCGTTTGTTTGTTTTATCTAATCAAACTTTATACTATTGATTATAAAGTTGATCATGTTCAATGTCTACTGTATTATCAGAGGTACAAGTCATCTGGTGAAGACACGATTATTCTAGCTGGAGCCGAGTATGGAAGTGGTAGCTCACGTGATTGGGCGGCTAAGGGACCTATGCTACAGGTTTGTTTAGAACCCCTTTCGCTTGCATAAACTTGTCACTAAATTTTACATCCACTGAGACATTTGAACTTTTCAGGGTGTGAAAGCAGTGATAGCCAAGAGTTTCGAAAGGATTCACCGAAGCAACTTGGTGGGAATGGGAATCATCCCGTTGTGCTTTAAGTCTGGTGAAGATGCAGACACACTTGGATTGACGGGTCATGAGCGTTACACTATCCATCTCCCAACCGATATCTCAGAGATAAGACCTGGCCAAGATGTTACCGTCACTACTGACAACGGAAAGTCTTTCAGTTGCACAGTCCGCTTTGACACTGAGGTAAGTGAAGAGAATAGAATAATCCGTTTTCAAAAAGGCATTTTCTCAATGTGAACTAATTAATGGGGGGTAAATGTGCAGGTGGAATTGGCATACTTCAACCATGGAGGTATACTTCCATATGTCATCAGAAACTTGAGCAAGCAGTAGTGGAAAGGTGAAAGGAACTGATGCATCTTTTTTAATAAAGAGAAAAGGAGCTTTATGACCTGTTTTTTCATAATGTGATTTTTATTTTTTTTAAAAAGAAGGCAGATAAGTCTGTCGAGATTTCAGTTGTAAGTTTACTCGTATGGCTCCCTTTTAAGTTTGTGCAACTTGCAAGGCATGAATGTATTATTCTCCTAAAGAAATAAAAACGAATCTCTCTCTCTCAATAGATCTTTTAAATCTTCGTATTAATGGAAAATGCTGCGGATGTATAGCAATCAAATGTTAAGATTATTCAACAATGGCCTCAAACAAAAGTAATCAAACAACAGATCCATGTCGAACTTTCTTTAAGAAATTAAACAGCTTAATGATCAAATTCCAAGTATGATCAAACCTTATTAATAAGATTAAACTAAATTAGAGGATCAATTCCAACTACTGTAC
The DNA window shown above is from Brassica oleracea var. oleracea cultivar TO1000 chromosome C3, BOL, whole genome shotgun sequence and carries:
- the LOC106334951 gene encoding aconitate hydratase 2, mitochondrial; translated protein: MYKTTSSSLLRAASSRSPLLSSRSSLSQSSSSSAASASPSPPSSLLGRRPFATSSPAFRSLPRWSHCLHSRLSPFRLSSQIRAVSPGLDRLERKFSSMASEHPFKGIFTTLPKPGGGEFGKFYSLPALNDPRIDKLPYSIRILLESAIRNCDNFQVTKEDVEKIIDWEKTAPKQVEIPFKPARVLLQDFTGVPAVVDLACMRDAMNKLGSDSNKINPLVPVDLVIDHSVQVDVARSENAVQANMELEFQRNKERFAFLKWGSTAFQNMLVVPPGSGIVHQVNLEYLGRVVFNTQGVLYPDSVVGTDSHTTMIDGLGVAGWGVGGIEAEATMLGQPMSMVLPGVVGFKLSGKMRNGVTATDLVLTVTQILRKHGVVGKFVEFYGDGMSGLSLADRATIANMSPEYGATMGFFPVDHVTLQYLKLTGRSDETVAMIEAYLRANNMFVDYDEPQQDRAYSSYLELNLDNVEPCISGPKRPHDRVPLKEMKADWNSCLDSKVGFKGFAIPKEAQEKVANFSFNGKPAEITHGSVVIAAITSCTNTSNPSVMLGAGLVAKKACDLGLQVKPWIKTSLAPGSGVVTKYLLKSGLQEYLNQQGFNIVGYGCTTCIGNSGEINESVGAAITENDIVAAAVLSGNRNFEGRVHPLTRANYLASPPLVVAYALAGTVNIDFETEPIGTGKNGKDVFLRDIWPTTEEIAEVVQSSVLPDMFRATYESITKGNPMWNELSVPENTLYSWDPKSTYIHEPPYFKDMTMDPPGPHSVKDAYCLLNFGDSITTDHISPAGNIQKDSPAAKYLMERGVDRKDFNSYGSRRGNDEIMARGTFANIRIVNKLMNGEVGPKTVHIPSGEKLSVFDAAMRYKSSGEDTIILAGAEYGSGSSRDWAAKGPMLQGVKAVIAKSFERIHRSNLVGMGIIPLCFKSGEDADTLGLTGHERYTIHLPTDISEIRPGQDVTVTTDNGKSFSCTVRFDTEVELAYFNHGGILPYVIRNLSKQ